ACCGCTCAATGAGCCTTATGTTGCCGACGCAACCCCCGCGCCGGCCGACCCGTACGGCATTTCGAAAATGGAAGCCGAGCAAGGGTTGCGTGAAATCGCAGGCGAGTCCGGGATGGAAGTGGTGATCATCCGTCCCGTGCTCGTTTACGGTCCGGGTGTAAGAGCCAACTTTTTGAACATGATGCGCTGGCTCGACAAGGGCATTCCGCTGCCGTTCGGGGCTATCCATAATCGGCGCAGCCTGGTTGCACTGGATAATCTGGCTGATCTGATCGTAACCTGCATCCGTCATCCGGCTGCGGCGAATCAGACGTTCCTCGTGAGTGACGGGGAAGATTTGTCCACGACGCAGTTGTTGACGCGGATGGCTCAAGCGCTGGGTAAACCTGCCCGTTTGTTGCCGGTGCCGAGCGTGTTGCTGGAGCGAGGCGCGCAGCTTTTAGGCAAGCGGGCTCTGTCGCAGCGGCTGTGCGGTTCGTTGCAGGTCGATATAGCCAAAACTCGTGAGTTGTTGGGCTGGACTCCTCCGGTCGGCGTCGATGAGGCGCTTGTATCGGCTGCCAACTATTACAAGGATAGGCAGCGTTAAGCTGGCTAATGACAGCGCTGGTTCAATTGCAGAATTGATTTTGGCTGTTTTCAGGAAGTTGAACTTTGAACACAATATGGTTGTTGGCTGTAGTGGTTGGTGTTTCATTTTTGGGCACCGGTGCCTTACGTAAATATGCCTTGGCACGCAGTTTGATAGATGTTCCCAATGCACGCAGTTCTCATTCGGTACCGACCCCTCGGGGCGGAGGTGTCGCCATCGTCTTGAGCTTCCTGATCGCACTGCCGATCCTGGCCTGGACAGATGCAATCTCCTGGTCGATGGCCCTGGCGCTGCTTGGCGCCGGCGGCTGGATTGCCATCATCGGTTTTCTTGACGACCATGGGCATATTGCCGCCCGTTGGCGTTTGCTTGCCCATTTCGGCGGTGCCATCTGGGCATTATTCTGGATAGGTGGGATGGCCCCGATCAATGTGTTCGGTCACACATTCAGTCTGGGGTGGTTTGGGTATGTCTTCGGGGCTTTCTATCTGGTATGGATGCTGAATCTCTACAATTTCATGGATGGTATTGATGGTCTAGCGAGCATCGAGGCGATTTGTGCTTGTGTCGGTGCCAGCCTGGTCTATTGGCTCGCCGGCGATGCCAGCCTTGCTATCGCCCCGCTTGTAATGACAGTGGCCGTGCTCGGTTTCCTTATCTGGAATTTCCCTCCCGCGAAGATCTTCATGGGCGATGCCGGAAGTGGTTTTCTGGGAATCGTGTTGGCGGTGCTGTCGCTTCATGCCGCCTGGACTGATCCGCTTTTTCTGTGGGCATGGCTGATTTTGCTGGGCGTCTTCATTGTAGATGCCACCTTTACCCTGATTCGGCGCCTGCTGCGTGGGGACAAAGTCTATGAAGCTCACC
The window above is part of the Pseudomonas prosekii genome. Proteins encoded here:
- a CDS encoding MraY family glycosyltransferase, yielding MNTIWLLAVVVGVSFLGTGALRKYALARSLIDVPNARSSHSVPTPRGGGVAIVLSFLIALPILAWTDAISWSMALALLGAGGWIAIIGFLDDHGHIAARWRLLAHFGGAIWALFWIGGMAPINVFGHTFSLGWFGYVFGAFYLVWMLNLYNFMDGIDGLASIEAICACVGASLVYWLAGDASLAIAPLVMTVAVLGFLIWNFPPAKIFMGDAGSGFLGIVLAVLSLHAAWTDPLFLWAWLILLGVFIVDATFTLIRRLLRGDKVYEAHRSHGYQYASRKFRSHSAVTVAIAAINMLWLVPVAILVVMQYLDGAVGLLLAYLPLVLLAFKFHAGELEIAGNA
- a CDS encoding UDP-glucose 4-epimerase family protein; the encoded protein is MRVLLTGATGFVGRAVLGRLAASDDLQAVAAIRGDALSDCPPHVSTVQVAGLEDGTDWSQALNQADVVIHGAARVHVMNDTEADPLEAFRKVNVEGTLSLARQAAGLGIRRFIFISSIKVNGEGTPLNEPYVADATPAPADPYGISKMEAEQGLREIAGESGMEVVIIRPVLVYGPGVRANFLNMMRWLDKGIPLPFGAIHNRRSLVALDNLADLIVTCIRHPAAANQTFLVSDGEDLSTTQLLTRMAQALGKPARLLPVPSVLLERGAQLLGKRALSQRLCGSLQVDIAKTRELLGWTPPVGVDEALVSAANYYKDRQR